One genomic window of Bacteroidales bacterium includes the following:
- a CDS encoding DUF2147 domain-containing protein, translating to MYKIIITISLIIFSISQTFAQKADAIVGKYHLPNSLDLEIFEHNNKYFGRIIALNGYEDGQTTDYKNPNKTKRKDQLIGKVIITNLEYDTEEKEWVNGKMYGPEKGMYFDIKITDVRPKEIEIQASKYFFRKTAEWEKI from the coding sequence ATGTATAAGATAATAATAACAATATCATTAATAATATTCTCTATATCACAAACATTCGCTCAAAAAGCCGATGCGATTGTAGGCAAATATCACCTTCCTAACAGTTTAGACCTGGAAATATTTGAACACAATAATAAATATTTCGGAAGAATAATAGCATTAAACGGATATGAAGACGGGCAAACAACAGATTATAAAAACCCTAATAAAACAAAACGTAAAGACCAATTAATCGGAAAAGTGATTATTACTAATTTAGAGTATGACACAGAAGAAAAAGAATGGGTAAACGGTAAAATGTACGGCCCTGAAAAAGGCATGTATTTCGATATTAAAATAACAGACGTGAGGCCAAAAGAAATTGAGATACAAGCCTCAAAATATTTTTTTCGGAAAACGGCAGAATGGGAAAAAATCTAA
- a CDS encoding CDP-alcohol phosphatidyltransferase family protein has product MSSKKIWDKVKSNAYKALKPFINLLSKSGITPNMITTIGLLITVLSTIVLIMGAEIGERGDTRYITWFGGILLFAGVFDMLDGQLARITKKMSTFGAFYDSVVDRYSEMIMFFGIAYYLVSFDYFLSSIFTFIAMIGSIMVSYTRARAEALNTECKVGLMQRPERVLTIGISAILYGLISYFTGDFKIIVDWLPFPFIENISIFTIPIFIMAILTNYTAFQRLNHCYKKMK; this is encoded by the coding sequence ATGTCTTCAAAAAAAATCTGGGATAAGGTAAAATCAAATGCTTATAAAGCATTGAAACCTTTTATTAATTTACTAAGTAAGAGTGGAATAACACCCAATATGATTACAACTATCGGCTTGTTGATTACAGTTTTATCAACAATTGTTTTAATTATGGGGGCTGAAATAGGAGAACGAGGAGACACGAGATATATAACGTGGTTTGGCGGCATATTATTATTTGCCGGGGTTTTTGATATGTTGGACGGACAATTAGCCAGAATTACCAAAAAAATGTCAACATTCGGTGCCTTTTATGACTCTGTTGTTGACAGATACAGTGAGATGATTATGTTTTTCGGAATTGCTTACTATTTGGTATCATTTGATTACTTTTTGAGTTCAATTTTTACATTTATAGCAATGATCGGTTCTATAATGGTTAGCTATACAAGAGCCAGAGCCGAAGCATTAAATACAGAATGTAAAGTCGGACTGATGCAACGCCCGGAAAGAGTCCTTACAATTGGAATTTCTGCAATTTTATACGGCCTCATATCTTATTTTACCGGTGATTTTAAAATTATCGTTGATTGGCTCCCCTTTCCTTTTATAGAAAACATATCCATTTTTACGATACCGATTTTTATAATGGCAATTCTCACAAACTATACAGCATTTCAAAGGTTAAATCATTGTTATAAAAAAATGAAATAA
- a CDS encoding inositol-3-phosphate synthase, with protein sequence MNTKQNVTKPVGKLGVLTPGLGAVSTTFMAGVFAARKGLGKPIGSIAEMGKIRLGKRTENKNPNVKDFVPLASMDDMVFGGWDIFSENTYDAAMRAGVLDKNLLYNLKDEMSAVKPMSAVFDHDFVKNIDGKNIKHEKTKMDSANALIADIKQFKTENNCDRMVMIWCASTEVYTEESEIHQTIEKFEKALKENHPAISPSMIYAYASIKSGVPFANGAPNLTIDIPAIIELSKQLNVPIAGKDFKTGQTLMKTILGPGLKTRLLGIDGWFSTNILGNRDGEVLDDAGAFKTKEVSKLSVLDSILEPEQYPELYKNMYHKVRINYYPPKGDDKESWDNIDIFGWLGYKMQIKVNFLCKDSILAAPVVLDLALFMDLAQRSEMSGIQEWLSFYFKSPQTVKGLEPIHDIFLQKIKFENTLRHIMGETLITHLGLDYYEE encoded by the coding sequence ATGAATACAAAACAAAATGTTACAAAACCTGTCGGAAAATTAGGAGTCCTTACACCCGGTTTAGGTGCAGTTTCAACCACATTTATGGCAGGGGTGTTTGCTGCACGAAAAGGTCTGGGAAAACCAATCGGCTCCATTGCTGAAATGGGAAAAATTCGATTAGGTAAAAGAACAGAGAATAAAAATCCTAATGTAAAAGATTTCGTACCCTTAGCATCTATGGATGATATGGTTTTCGGCGGATGGGATATATTTTCAGAAAACACATATGATGCAGCTATGAGAGCAGGAGTATTGGATAAGAACTTACTTTATAATCTTAAAGATGAGATGTCTGCTGTAAAACCGATGTCTGCTGTTTTTGACCATGATTTTGTAAAAAATATTGATGGTAAGAATATAAAACATGAAAAAACAAAAATGGATTCTGCTAATGCTTTAATAGCAGACATCAAACAGTTTAAGACAGAAAATAATTGTGACAGAATGGTTATGATTTGGTGTGCTTCTACCGAAGTATATACTGAAGAATCAGAAATTCACCAAACCATTGAAAAATTTGAAAAAGCTTTAAAGGAAAATCATCCGGCTATTTCACCAAGTATGATCTATGCTTATGCATCAATTAAAAGCGGAGTTCCGTTTGCAAACGGAGCACCAAACCTGACGATTGATATTCCTGCAATAATAGAATTATCAAAACAATTAAATGTTCCGATTGCAGGGAAAGATTTTAAAACGGGTCAAACATTAATGAAAACAATATTAGGTCCCGGGTTAAAAACACGTTTGTTAGGTATTGACGGTTGGTTTTCTACAAACATACTTGGGAATAGAGATGGTGAAGTTTTAGATGATGCAGGTGCATTTAAAACAAAAGAAGTTTCAAAACTAAGTGTTTTGGATAGCATATTAGAACCTGAACAATACCCGGAGCTATATAAAAACATGTATCATAAAGTAAGAATTAACTATTATCCGCCGAAAGGAGATGATAAAGAAAGTTGGGATAATATAGATATATTCGGTTGGTTGGGATACAAAATGCAGATTAAAGTTAATTTTCTATGTAAAGACTCTATTCTTGCAGCTCCTGTTGTTCTTGATTTAGCATTATTTATGGATTTGGCTCAAAGGTCTGAAATGAGCGGAATACAAGAATGGTTGTCATTTTATTTTAAATCACCTCAAACAGTTAAAGGTTTAGAGCCGATTCATGATATTTTCTTACAAAAAAT